Proteins from a genomic interval of Antedon mediterranea chromosome 5, ecAntMedi1.1, whole genome shotgun sequence:
- the LOC140049670 gene encoding cytochrome P450 2U1-like, whose product WLELRRWSSSFLRDYCHGKKGLLGRQLNLESQLTIEAEHLCQEFGKREKPFNPFHYINNAVSNIISIICFGDRFEYSDPKYKELLEGMRYLFECSGFVSPVNAIPLLYYTPLYKRFRHTISNTKSFIDDIIKHHGETFDSEDIRDIIDAYLLELQKDDVDTSVFSKNILWRTILDLFLGGTDTVTSTLAFTIAFFVIYPEVQKKVQNEVDTVLGQKKPKWSDRHSMPYLDATLMEIQRLGNVSPFFGRRTADDVEINGYTIPADTTVLINLFCVHLNSENWERPLNFKPERFLSDDLKTIQKQEAFLPFGIGRRLCIGELMSRMELFLFTVNLIQRFQFKVPEGRCAPSVHDCLSGLTRRPEPFEICAIKR is encoded by the exons TGGCTTGAACTTCGGCGCTGGTCATCTAGCTTCCTCCGTGACTATTGCCATGGCAAGAAAGGTTTACTTGGAAGACAGTTGAACTTAGAGAGCCAGTTGACTATAGAAGCAGAACACTTGTGTCAAGAATTTGGTAAACGCGAAAAGCCCTTTAATCCATTTCATTACATAAATAATGCAGTATCGAATATTATTAGTATCATTTGCTTCGGCGATAGATTTGAGTACAGTGATCCAAAATATAAGGAACTGTTAGAGGGGATGAGGTACTTGTTTGAGTGTAGCGGATTCGTATCCCCAGTAAATGCCATTCCTCTATTATACTACACCCCATTGTATAAGCGCTTTCGTCACACAATATCCAATACAAAATCATTTATTGATGATATTATAAAACATCATGGAGAAACATTCGATTCTGAAGATATTCGGGACATCATCGACGCGTATCTGCTAGAACTCCAGAAAGATGACGTTGATACCAGTGTGTTTTCCAAAAACATACTATGGCGAACAATTCTTGATTTGTTTCTTGGTGGAACAGATACTGTTACTTCTACACTTGCGTTTACTATCGCGTTCTTTGTAATCTATCCAGAGGTACAAAAAAAG GTGCAGAATGAAGTCGATACCGTTCTTGGTCAGAAGAAACCAAAATGGAGCGATCGTCATTCGATGCCATACTTAGATGCCACACTAATGGAGATACAACGGCTGGGTAACGTGTCTCCGTTTTTCGGACGGCGTACTGCTGACGACGTTGAAATAAACGGTTACACAATTCCAGCTGACACGACGGTATTGATAAACTTATTCTGTGTTCATCTTAATTCGGAAAATTGGGAAAGACCTCTGAACTTTAAACCGGAACGATTCTTATCAGATGATTTAAAAACCATTCAAAAGCAAGAGGCATTCCTGCCTTTCGGAATAG GTCGTCGGTTGTGTATTGGTGAGCTGATGTCGAGAATGGAGCTGTTTCTTTTTACGGTTAACCTGATACAACGATTTCAATTCAAGGTACCGGAAGGAAGATGTGCTCCATCGGTACACGACTGTCTTTCTGGTTTAACACGACGCCCTGAACCCTTTGAAATATGCGCCATTAAACGTTAA